A stretch of the Mesorhizobium sp. Pch-S genome encodes the following:
- a CDS encoding ABC transporter substrate-binding protein, translating into MMGGISRRTLLKGGVAAGLGGAMVSFGPAFADDGVEVRIQFDWLLGNGQLGDIVAQQKGFFKEEGLTVVFGPGGPNAQTVPPVLAGQAVAGQFSSTAQFLTAYEAGRPLLLFASGLRRSPYAYISLPGKPIRTPQDLVGKTIAINPNGRYLLDLIMAKSGLDASSVKVVTMGADMTPLLTGQVDAVTGFLTNTKALSVLGPDIVTLVPSEIIPNYANSYFTSAETFDSQKQNLTRFIRAVSRGWGWAYENRRAAVDLMCDAYPALDREIEYKTVDTIMALSFDQETREHGWGWHDAAKLATQISLFQQAGRFAGAAPVVEKCVSWQVLDATADVRPKLG; encoded by the coding sequence ATGATGGGGGGAATAAGCAGGCGCACCTTGCTGAAAGGCGGCGTTGCCGCGGGTCTGGGCGGGGCGATGGTGTCGTTCGGGCCAGCCTTCGCCGATGACGGCGTGGAAGTGCGGATCCAGTTCGACTGGCTGCTCGGCAACGGCCAGCTCGGCGATATCGTCGCCCAGCAGAAGGGTTTCTTCAAGGAAGAGGGGCTGACTGTCGTGTTCGGGCCCGGCGGGCCGAACGCACAGACCGTACCGCCGGTGCTGGCGGGGCAAGCTGTGGCCGGCCAGTTCTCCTCCACCGCCCAGTTCCTGACCGCGTATGAGGCCGGCCGGCCGCTGCTCCTGTTCGCCAGCGGCCTGCGTCGCTCGCCCTATGCCTACATCTCGCTGCCCGGCAAGCCGATCCGCACGCCGCAGGATCTCGTCGGCAAGACGATTGCGATCAATCCGAATGGGCGCTACCTGCTCGACCTGATCATGGCCAAGAGCGGCCTCGATGCCTCGTCGGTCAAGGTCGTCACCATGGGTGCCGACATGACGCCGCTGCTGACCGGACAGGTCGATGCCGTCACCGGCTTCCTCACCAACACCAAGGCGCTTTCCGTGCTCGGCCCGGATATCGTCACCCTGGTGCCGTCCGAGATCATTCCGAACTACGCCAATTCCTATTTCACCAGCGCTGAAACCTTCGACAGCCAGAAGCAGAACCTCACCAGATTCATCCGGGCGGTTTCGCGCGGCTGGGGCTGGGCTTACGAGAACCGCCGCGCCGCCGTCGACCTCATGTGCGACGCCTATCCGGCACTCGACCGCGAGATCGAATACAAGACCGTGGACACGATCATGGCGCTTTCCTTCGACCAGGAGACCCGGGAACACGGCTGGGGCTGGCACGACGCCGCGAAGCTGGCGACGCAGATTTCGCTGTTCCAGCAGGCGGGCCGTTTCGCCGGGGCGGCACCGGTGGTCGAGAAATGTGTATCCTGGCAGGTGCTCGACGCCACCGCGGACGTCCGTCCGAAGCTGGGATAG
- a CDS encoding helix-turn-helix transcriptional regulator, translating into MHDAPVNFLANLKFACSTRRSISDLCRVVGVNRQQFNRYLNAGTLPSAHNRLRIAAAFGLDPADFNLPPHAFQRRLTEKSRPAMDAGPLDDAFPGDLRALRPHLGFYQTWHISLSWPGQVVCSCAHMREKEGQVVVTTLERIFDPERGISQRSRYVGLAAYQRQRIFLTELTRGEAPTFGQTILMPFELHQRRYLRGLTMGISWRNNNMPYATRTIWRHLGLTANKRSLLSACGVYAPTSASLPSAVASFLADVQPFTAATTS; encoded by the coding sequence ATGCACGACGCCCCGGTCAATTTTCTCGCCAATCTCAAATTCGCATGCAGTACGCGGCGATCGATTTCCGACCTGTGTCGCGTCGTCGGCGTCAACAGGCAACAGTTCAACCGCTATCTCAACGCCGGAACCTTGCCTTCCGCGCACAACCGTCTGCGAATTGCCGCCGCCTTCGGTCTCGATCCGGCCGATTTCAACCTGCCTCCGCATGCCTTCCAGCGAAGGCTGACAGAAAAGAGCCGGCCGGCCATGGATGCCGGGCCGCTGGACGACGCCTTTCCCGGCGACCTGCGTGCCTTGCGGCCGCATCTCGGCTTCTACCAGACCTGGCACATATCGCTTTCCTGGCCGGGCCAGGTCGTCTGCTCCTGCGCCCACATGCGCGAGAAGGAGGGCCAGGTCGTCGTCACGACGCTGGAGCGCATCTTCGATCCCGAACGCGGCATTTCCCAGCGCTCGCGTTATGTCGGCCTCGCTGCCTACCAGCGCCAGCGCATCTTCCTGACCGAATTGACCCGTGGCGAAGCGCCGACCTTCGGGCAGACGATCCTGATGCCGTTCGAACTGCACCAGCGCCGTTATCTTCGCGGCCTGACGATGGGCATCTCCTGGCGCAACAACAACATGCCCTACGCAACCCGCACCATCTGGCGCCATCTCGGGCTCACCGCCAACAAACGCAGCCTGCTTTCCGCCTGTGGCGTCTACGCGCCCACCTCCGCCAGCCTGCCGTCGGCGGTTGCGTCTTTCCTTGCCGACGTCCAGCCTTTCACTGCCGCGACCACCTCATAG
- a CDS encoding ABC transporter substrate-binding protein codes for MISNTLNLSRRTFLQGSTLLGLSAAAGTFALPAMAEEPVRGGTLRMGLEGGASADALDPALASASVLFVIAHCWGDTLVESDPKTGVAVPSLAESWSPSPDAKVWTFKIRKDVRFHDGKALTVADAVATLQRHAGAKSQSGALGLLTGIEKIEDKAGDLVITLKEGNADLPLVLTDYHLQIQPNGGNDNPSAAIGTGPYKLVKFEPGVRTAFERNKDDWRQDRGYVDAVEITVMNDLTARINALRSGQVDFINVVQPKVVPLLKRLPEVEILRTPSKGFYAFLMHCDTAPFDNNDLRMALKLAIDREAILKQVVGGFGTIGNDYPINASYALAPTDIEQRPYDPDKAAFHYKKSGHDGPILLRTSDAAFPGAVDAAQLFQISAAKAGIKLDVQREPSDGYWTEVWNKKPFCASYWGGRPTQDARYSTSYVSNAEWNDTRFKRPDFDKLVAEARGELDETKRRALYRQMAVTVHDEGGLILPVFNDYLNASSKKLKGFVDDIGNDLSNGRIASRVWLQA; via the coding sequence ATGATCAGCAACACGTTGAATCTCTCGCGCCGCACTTTTCTACAGGGCAGCACGCTTCTTGGCCTGTCGGCTGCGGCCGGAACCTTTGCGCTGCCGGCGATGGCCGAGGAACCGGTGCGCGGCGGCACCTTGCGGATGGGCCTGGAAGGCGGCGCTTCCGCCGACGCGCTCGACCCGGCGCTGGCATCGGCAAGCGTGCTGTTCGTGATCGCACATTGCTGGGGCGACACCTTGGTCGAGTCCGATCCCAAGACCGGTGTCGCGGTGCCCTCGCTGGCCGAATCCTGGTCGCCGTCGCCGGATGCCAAGGTGTGGACCTTCAAGATCCGCAAGGACGTGCGTTTCCACGACGGCAAGGCGCTGACCGTCGCCGACGCGGTCGCCACACTGCAGCGCCATGCCGGCGCCAAGTCGCAGTCGGGCGCGCTCGGCCTTTTGACCGGCATCGAAAAAATCGAGGACAAGGCCGGCGACCTGGTCATCACGCTGAAGGAAGGCAATGCCGACCTGCCGCTGGTGCTGACCGACTATCATCTGCAGATCCAGCCGAATGGCGGCAACGACAACCCCAGCGCGGCGATCGGCACCGGCCCCTACAAGCTGGTCAAGTTCGAGCCGGGCGTGCGCACCGCCTTCGAACGCAACAAGGACGACTGGCGCCAGGACCGCGGTTATGTCGACGCCGTCGAGATCACGGTGATGAACGACCTGACGGCGCGCATCAATGCGTTGCGCTCAGGCCAGGTCGATTTCATCAATGTCGTGCAGCCGAAGGTCGTGCCGCTGCTGAAGCGGCTGCCCGAGGTCGAGATCCTGCGCACGCCGAGCAAAGGTTTCTATGCCTTCCTGATGCATTGCGACACCGCCCCCTTCGACAACAACGACCTGCGCATGGCGCTGAAGCTTGCGATCGACCGCGAGGCGATCCTCAAGCAGGTGGTGGGCGGCTTCGGCACCATCGGCAACGACTATCCGATCAATGCCAGCTATGCGCTGGCACCGACGGACATCGAGCAGCGCCCATACGACCCCGACAAGGCGGCGTTCCACTACAAGAAGTCCGGACATGACGGACCGATCCTGCTGCGCACCTCCGATGCCGCCTTCCCCGGCGCCGTCGATGCAGCACAGCTTTTCCAGATCAGCGCGGCCAAGGCCGGCATCAAGCTCGACGTGCAGCGCGAACCGAGCGACGGCTACTGGACGGAGGTTTGGAACAAGAAGCCGTTCTGCGCCTCCTACTGGGGTGGACGCCCGACGCAGGATGCGCGCTATTCCACCTCCTATGTGTCGAATGCGGAATGGAACGACACGCGTTTCAAGCGTCCGGATTTCGACAAACTGGTCGCAGAGGCGCGTGGCGAGCTCGACGAGACCAAGCGCCGCGCCCTTTACCGCCAGATGGCGGTGACGGTGCACGACGAAGGCGGACTGATCCTGCCGGTGTTCAACGACTATCTCAACGCCTCGTCGAAGAAGCTGAAGGGCTTCGTCGACGACATCGGCAACGACCTCTCCAACGGCCGTATCGCCAGCCGGGTCTGGCTCCAGGCCTGA